In the Amblyraja radiata isolate CabotCenter1 chromosome 13, sAmbRad1.1.pri, whole genome shotgun sequence genome, one interval contains:
- the LOC116979490 gene encoding extracellular calcium-sensing receptor-like: MIFAIREINKDTGLLPGVKLGYRIYDTCATHTQSLRSTLASTTGEMEEVPAHDCEASASIPVIVGDSGSTQSMIIQRTLGPFRVPMVSYFASCACLSRRSEFPTFFRTMPSDAHQARGMAQLVARYGWTWVGSVVGDDDYGRSGIQAFTDEVSKLGVCVAFSELIPKVYSRPKILQIAETIRASSARVIVMFAIEGDAYPLVREMVRQNISGRQWIASEAWVTSALMGAGENLLSLSGTIGFAIRRGQIPGLRDFLLEAHPSKTPNNPFVKELWETIFHCSLKNSGSVKGSNASNVAPTQCTGSEDLSSEYNIYSDVSQLRVSYNVYKAIYSIAHALHNMNSCKSGTGPNNTCANIFNFKPWQLLHYLKQVMYTTKLGEKVYFDENGDPLASYDIINWQRKTDGSIKYVHVGRFNAASGLEHGLQIKEELIIWHGNQTLVPHSICTESCPRGTRKVLPKGQPVCCSECLQCPDGEISNVTDSLNCIACAPEYWPNTPRNECILKHIEFLSMEDGTGMALTTVSLLGTASTVLMAGVVWYYRRTPIIRANNSALSFLLLFSLALCFLCSLSFIGRPSAWSCRLRHTLFGISFVLCLSCVLAKTLVVLVAFKSTLPGNKLMRWFGSLQQILSVLLCTAVQGGICLAWLLLAAPFPVKQTKYYKEKIIYECDVGSMAAFCCVLGYIGFLACVSLALAFLARKLPDNFNEAKFITFSMLIFCAVWLAFIPAYASSPGKYAVAVEIFAILASSFGLLTCLFVPKCYIILLKPEQNTKRHLMGRTG, encoded by the exons ATGATTTTTGCGATTCGAGAAATAAACAAGGACACCGGGCTCCTTCCGGGCGTGAAGCTGGGCTACCGGATTTACGACACCTGTGCCACCCACACCCAGTCCCTGAGATCGACCTTGGCATCAACGACGGGCGAGATGGAGGAGGTGCCCGCACACGACTGTGAGGCATCTGCTTCCATTCCTGTGATTGTTGGTGACTCGGGGTCCACACAGTCCATGATAATACAGAGGACCCTGGGCCCTTTCAGAGTTCCAATG GTCAGCTACTTTGCCTCATGCGCGTGCCTGAGCCGGAGGAGTGAGTTTCCGACCTTCTTCAGGACCATGCCCAGCGATGCCCATCAGGCGCGCGGCATGGCGCAGCTGGTGGCTCGCTACGGCTGGACCTGGGTGGGGTCAGTGGTGGGCGACGATGACTACGGCCGCAGCGGCATTCAGGCCTTCACGGACGAGGTCAGCAAGCTCGGGGTGTGCGTCGCTTTCTCCGAGCTCATCCCGAAGGTGTACTCCAGGCCGAAGATCCTTCAGATCGCGGAGACCATCCGAGCGTCGAGTGCCAGAGTCATCGTCATGTTCGCCATCGAGGGAGACGCCTACCCCTTGGTCAGAGAAATGGTCAGGCAGAACATCAGCGGCCGCCAGTGGATCGCCAGCGAGGCCTGGGTGACGTCGGCCTTGATGGGAGCCGGCGAGAACCTCCTCTCTCTCAGCGGGACTATAGGCTTCGCAATCCGCAGAGGCCAGATCCCGGGCCTGAGGGACTTCCTTCTTGAAGCCCATCCGTCAAAAACTCCCAATAACCCCTTTGTGAAGGAACTCTGGGAGACCATATTTCATTGCTCCCTTAAGAATTCAGGTAGTGTCAAAGGAAGCAATGCATCAAATGTCGCTCCGACCCAATGTACAGGTTCAGAGGACTTAAGCAGtgaatacaatatatattcaGATGTGTCACAACTGAGAGTCTCCTATAATGTCTACAAAGCCATATATTCAATAGCTCATGCCCTTCACAATATGAACTCTTGTAAAAGTGGCACTGGACCAAATAATACCTGTGCAAAtattttcaacttcaaaccatggCAG CTCCTCCATTACCTGAAGCAGGTGATGTACACAACGAAGTTGGGGGAGAAGGTTTACTTTGACGAGAATGGGGACCCACTGGCATCGTATGATATCATCAATTGGCAAAGAAAAACAGATGGGTCCATTAAGTATGTGCACGTTGGCAGGTTCAATGCAGCTTCAGGCTTGGAACATGGTCTTCAGATAAAAGAAGAACTTATCATTTGGCACGGCAACCAAACCTTG GTCCCGCACTCCATCTGCACGGAGAGTTGTCCTCGAGGCACAAGGAAGGTTCTTCCAAAAGGACAACCTGTTTGCTGTTCTGAATGCCTGCAGTGTCCTGATGGAGAGATCAGTAATGTAACAG ATTCCCTCAACTGCATTGCTTGTGCTCCAGAGTATTGGCCCAACACACCGAGGAATGAGTGCATACTCAAACACATTGAGTTCCTCTCGATGGAAGATGGCACGGGAATGGCCCTGACCACCGTGTCCTTGCTGGGAACGGCCAGCACGGTGTTGATGGCCGGAGTGGTCTGGTACTACAGGAGGACCCCCATCATCCGCGCCAACAACTCCGCCCTCAGCTTCCTGCTCCTCTTCTCCTTGGCGCTCTGCTTCCTGTGCTCGCTCAGCTTCATCGGCCGACCCTCGGCCTGGTCCTGCAGGCTGAGGCACACGCTGTTTGGCATCAGCTTTGTCCTCTGCCTCTCCTGCGTGCTGGCCAAGACCCTGGTGGTGCTGGTGGCCTTCAAGTCCACTCTTCCTGGCAACAAGCTGATGAGATGGTTCGGGAGCCTGCAGCAGATCCTCAGCGTCCTCCTCTGTACAGCTGTCCAGGGGGGCATCTGTCTAGCGTGGTTACTCCTGGCAGCCCCCTTCCCCGTGAAGCAGACCAAATACTACAAGGAGAAGATAATCTACGAGTGCGACGTGGGCTCGATGGCTGCGTTTTGCTGCGTGTTGGGGTACATCGGCTTCCTGGCCTGCGTCAGTCTTGCTCTTGCCTTCCTAGCCCGAAAGCTCCCGGATAACTTCAACGAGGCCAAGTTCATCACCTTCAGCATGCTGATCTTCTGCGCCGTGTGGCTGGCCTTTATCCCCGCTTACGCCAGTTCTCCCGGCAAGTACGCCGTGGCCGTCGAGATCTTTGCCATTCTGGCGTCGAGCTTTGGCCTGCTGACCTGCCTATTTGTGCCCAAATGTTATATCATCCTTTTAAAACCAGAACAAAACACCAAGAGACATCTCATGGGAAGAACAGGCTAA